Proteins from a genomic interval of Anolis sagrei isolate rAnoSag1 chromosome 1, rAnoSag1.mat, whole genome shotgun sequence:
- the AGPAT4 gene encoding 1-acyl-sn-glycerol-3-phosphate acyltransferase delta isoform X3, which translates to MLLEWWSGTTCTLYTDPQHYHKYGKENAIVILNHNFEIDFLCGWSFCDRFGVLGSSKVLAKKELSYMPIIGWMWYFLEMVFCKRKWEEDRKTVVEGLLNLRDYPENFWFLIHCEGTRFTEQKHEISMQVAEAKGLPKLKYHLLPRTKGFAVTVQCLRNVVSAVYDSTLNFRNNENPTLLGVLNGKKYHADLYVRRIPLGEVPEDEQECSNWLHKLYQEKDSFQEEYNKTGVYPGTPIVPSRRPWTLLNWLFWALLLLYPLFKLLINMISSGSSLTLATFAFVFVAASAGVRWMIGVTEINKGSTYGNHSHKGKIK; encoded by the exons ATGCTGCTGGAATGGTGGTCAGGCACTACTTGCACCCTCTACACGGACCCACAGCATTACCACAAGTATGGGAAAGAAAATGCCATCGTAATCCTTAATCACAACTTTGAAATCGACTTTCTCTGTGGTTGGAGCTTTTGTGACAGATTTGGGGTTTTAGGG AGTTCCAAAGTCCTTGCAAAGAAGGAACTTTCCTATATGCCGATCATTGGGTGGATGTGGTATTTCCTCGAAATGGTTTTCTGCAAGCGCAAATGGGAGGAGGATCGGAAAACTGTGGTGGAAGGCCTGCTTAATCTCCGAGACTATCCTGAAAACTTCTGG tTTTTAATTCACTGTGAAGGCACAAGATTCACAGAGCAAAAACACGAAATCAGCATGCAGGTGGCGGAAGCTAAAGGACTCCCCAAGCTCAAATACCATCTCCTGCCACGGACAAAGGGATTTGCTGTCACCGTCCAGTGTTTGAGAAATGTAG TTTCTGCCGTGTATGATTCTACGCTGAACTTTAGAAACAATGAAAATCCAACTTTGCTGGGAGTTTTAAATGGGAAGAAATACCATGCAGATTTATATGTCAG GCGGATTCCATTAGGAGAAGTCCCAGAAGATGAGCAAGAATGTTCTAATTGGCTTCACAAACTCTATCAGGAAAAG GACTCCTTTCAAGAGGAATACAACAAAACAGGAGTCTACCCTGGTACTCCAATAGTGCCATCCCGGCGACCATGGACTCTTTTGAACTGGCTTTTTTGGGCCTTATTGCTTCTATATCCTTTGTTCAAGTTGCTCATCAACATGATCAGCAGCGGCTCTTCACTTACACTTGCCACATTTGCCTTTGTCTTTGTAGCAG CTTCAGCTGGTGTTCGATGGATGATAGGAGTCACAGAAATAAACAAAgggtcaacttatggcaaccacaGTCACAAGGGGAAAATAAAGTGA